Proteins from a genomic interval of Sphingopyxis sp. QXT-31:
- the bufA2 gene encoding BufA2 family periplasmic bufferin-type metallophore, with protein MTNSKLAGLIAVSATALALTGAALAADAPAGSSGKAIGAKDNVHCYGVNSCKGTADCKTTANECKGQNGCKGHGFKAMPAAKCLSDGGVIGDIG; from the coding sequence ATGACCAACAGCAAACTCGCCGGCCTGATCGCCGTTTCCGCCACCGCGCTCGCGCTCACCGGGGCCGCCCTCGCCGCCGATGCTCCGGCGGGCAGTTCGGGCAAGGCCATTGGCGCGAAGGACAACGTCCATTGTTACGGCGTCAACAGCTGCAAGGGCACTGCCGACTGCAAGACGACGGCGAATGAATGCAAGGGCCAGAACGGCTGCAAGGGCCATGGCTTCAAGGCGATGCCTGCTGCCAAATGCCTGAGCGACGGCGGCGTCATCGGCGATATCGGCTAA
- a CDS encoding EAL domain-containing protein codes for MASETSPDESLFDSPEFVTRLTRVAQLWHYVLVSRVLVYFACAFFPGLPGFFDRPSQWLVLGLGIGCDLVLTVIGQLSRSPHRGLPERIGLWCTTVMGLIALGTMLTSVAMFVNGGGMGGGPYVDAFSAIRVGTVLVAASAVAIARPAFFTFAGATALGGAIGKASVPFALAAMIFLLLLIVMVREDVRHQNRTRRAKRKAASEQQRALNLVRDFERAGRGWFWETDRHGQLVYISQTVAAKLGRSASSLIGKPFTDIIRKRIGNDESEERTLGFSLSSRTPFKELTVQAAVQGEERWWSISGHPISNELGNFQGFRGSGTDLTEKKKSEREINQLARYDVLTGLANRLHITDLLERALRNHIGQPQPCALLLMDLDRFKAVNDTLGHPVGDQLLQQVAARLTQIIGDKGQVGRLGGDEFQIVLPQITQPDKLANIANSIILSLAKPFAIEGEQVRVGSSIGISVSEGAGVPSSALVRNADLALYAAKDAGRGVYRFYADAMHDQASERKAIEDALRDALAKDELRLVYQPIVDVASERVSGFEALIRWQRGNAEMISPSKFIPIAEESNLIVPIGEWIIRSACDAIVKLGPDYRVAVNVSPRQFANEKLPATIMGAVSAAGIRPEQLELEITEGIFLDESPENLEMFQRLKRTGVRLALDDFGTGYSALGYLKKAPFDKIKIDQSFVRGAADPSSMNAAIISSIVGLAAALKMETTAEGVETHDDLELIRGLGCSHVQGYIYGKPMALTDALDLIRSGGGRVSAEGYKSAREPRRLTFRTIHVESGGYRYEAIIRNVSTRGALIEGLWNVPEGTSFRLEFGPDLIVDAQARWSEQNRVGVQFAQAVEIAALIGNVAPAPVRARIDRAA; via the coding sequence GTGGCCAGCGAAACGTCGCCTGACGAATCGCTGTTCGACTCACCGGAGTTTGTGACGCGCCTGACGCGCGTCGCACAGCTGTGGCATTATGTCCTCGTCAGCCGCGTCCTCGTCTATTTCGCCTGCGCCTTTTTCCCCGGACTTCCGGGCTTTTTCGACCGGCCGTCGCAATGGCTGGTGCTCGGGCTCGGTATCGGCTGCGACCTCGTCCTCACCGTGATCGGCCAATTGTCGCGGTCGCCGCATCGCGGACTCCCCGAACGAATCGGGCTGTGGTGCACCACGGTGATGGGGCTGATCGCGCTCGGCACCATGCTCACCAGCGTGGCGATGTTCGTGAATGGCGGAGGGATGGGGGGTGGCCCTTATGTCGATGCGTTCTCGGCGATTCGGGTAGGAACGGTGCTTGTTGCGGCGTCGGCCGTCGCGATCGCGCGCCCCGCCTTCTTCACCTTCGCGGGCGCCACCGCGCTCGGCGGAGCGATCGGCAAGGCGTCGGTGCCCTTCGCCCTCGCGGCGATGATCTTCCTGCTGCTGCTGATCGTGATGGTGCGCGAGGACGTCCGTCACCAGAACCGCACCCGGCGTGCCAAGCGGAAGGCGGCGAGCGAGCAGCAACGCGCGCTCAACCTGGTGCGCGACTTCGAACGCGCGGGGCGCGGCTGGTTCTGGGAAACCGACCGCCACGGCCAGCTCGTCTATATCTCGCAGACCGTCGCGGCGAAGCTCGGCCGTTCGGCGAGCAGCCTGATCGGCAAACCCTTCACTGACATCATCAGGAAGCGCATCGGAAACGACGAGAGCGAGGAGCGCACGCTCGGGTTCAGCCTGTCGTCGCGCACGCCTTTCAAGGAGCTGACTGTGCAGGCGGCGGTGCAGGGCGAGGAGCGCTGGTGGTCGATCTCGGGCCATCCGATCAGCAACGAGCTCGGCAATTTCCAGGGGTTTCGCGGGTCGGGCACCGATCTCACCGAAAAGAAGAAGTCCGAGCGCGAGATCAACCAGCTCGCGCGCTACGACGTGCTCACCGGGCTCGCCAACCGCCTCCACATCACCGACCTGCTCGAACGCGCATTGCGCAATCATATCGGCCAGCCGCAACCCTGCGCGCTGCTGCTGATGGATCTCGACCGCTTCAAGGCGGTGAACGATACGCTCGGCCACCCCGTCGGCGACCAATTGCTCCAGCAGGTCGCGGCGCGGCTGACCCAGATCATCGGCGACAAGGGGCAGGTCGGGCGCCTCGGCGGCGACGAGTTCCAGATCGTGCTGCCGCAGATCACCCAGCCCGACAAGCTGGCCAATATCGCCAACTCGATCATCCTCAGCCTCGCCAAGCCCTTCGCGATCGAGGGCGAGCAGGTGCGCGTCGGTTCGTCGATCGGCATCTCGGTGTCCGAAGGTGCGGGGGTGCCCTCGTCGGCGCTGGTGCGCAACGCCGACCTCGCGCTCTATGCCGCGAAGGATGCGGGGCGCGGTGTCTATCGCTTCTACGCCGACGCGATGCACGACCAGGCGAGCGAAAGGAAGGCGATCGAGGATGCGTTGCGCGACGCGCTGGCGAAGGACGAGCTGCGCCTCGTCTACCAGCCGATCGTCGACGTCGCGAGCGAGCGCGTGTCGGGGTTCGAAGCGCTGATCCGCTGGCAGCGTGGCAACGCCGAGATGATCAGCCCGTCGAAATTCATACCCATAGCCGAGGAATCGAACCTGATCGTCCCGATCGGCGAATGGATCATCCGCTCGGCCTGCGATGCGATCGTCAAGCTGGGCCCCGACTACCGCGTCGCGGTCAACGTCTCGCCGCGCCAGTTCGCGAACGAGAAATTGCCCGCGACGATCATGGGTGCGGTCTCGGCGGCGGGCATCCGCCCCGAGCAGCTCGAGCTCGAGATCACCGAAGGCATCTTCCTCGACGAAAGCCCTGAAAATCTCGAGATGTTCCAGCGGCTGAAACGCACCGGCGTGCGGCTCGCGCTCGACGATTTCGGCACCGGCTATTCGGCGCTCGGCTATCTGAAAAAGGCGCCGTTCGACAAGATCAAGATCGACCAGAGTTTCGTGCGCGGCGCCGCGGACCCGAGCAGCATGAACGCCGCGATCATCTCGTCGATCGTCGGCCTCGCCGCGGCGCTCAAGATGGAAACCACGGCCGAGGGGGTCGAGACGCACGACGATCTCGAGCTGATCCGCGGGCTGGGTTGCAGCCATGTCCAGGGCTATATCTATGGCAAGCCGATGGCGCTGACCGATGCGCTCGACCTTATCCGCAGCGGCGGCGGTCGTGTGTCGGCCGAGGGCTACAAGAGCGCGCGCGAGCCGCGCCGGCTGACCTTCCGCACGATCCATGTCGAAAGCGGCGGATATCGCTACGAGGCAATCATCCGCAACGTCTCGACGCGCGGCGCGCTGATCGAGGGGCTGTGGAACGTCCCCGAGGGCACCAGTTTCCGCCTCGAATTCGGCCCCGACCTGATCGTCGATGCCCAGGCGCGCTGGTCCGAGCAGAACCGCGTCGGGGTGCAATTCGCACAGGCGGTCGAGATCGCGGCGCTCATCGGCAATGTGGCCCCGGCGCCGGTGCGGGCGCGGATCGACCGGGCGGCGTAG
- the bufB gene encoding MNIO family bufferin maturase: protein MMHSKTAPSPGFGLGLRPEHYAEFLGQPQPVDWLEIISENYMVDGGKPLAMLDAIRADYPVVMHGVSLSIGSAEPLDRDYLRDLKALADRVEPLWISDHLCWTGINAHNTHDLLPLPYDAPALDCVVDNIGRVQDILGRRILIENPSSYVAFRSSDRSEWDFLAEMAERADCLLLLDVNNVYVSARNHGFDPEDYLAGLPADRIQQIHLAGHSDMGDYVIDTHDADVCDAVWDLYGDAVRMLGPVATMIERDDHIPPLAEVIAELDRARALAAPVLEPVHG, encoded by the coding sequence ATGATGCACAGCAAGACCGCGCCGTCGCCGGGCTTCGGCCTGGGCCTGCGCCCCGAACATTATGCCGAGTTCCTTGGCCAACCCCAGCCAGTCGACTGGCTGGAGATCATCTCCGAAAATTACATGGTCGATGGCGGCAAGCCGCTGGCGATGCTCGATGCGATTCGCGCCGACTATCCGGTGGTGATGCATGGGGTGTCGCTGTCGATCGGATCGGCCGAACCGCTCGATCGCGATTATCTGCGCGATCTCAAGGCGCTGGCGGATAGAGTTGAGCCGCTGTGGATTTCGGACCATCTTTGCTGGACCGGGATCAACGCGCACAACACCCACGACCTGCTGCCGCTCCCCTATGACGCCCCCGCGCTCGACTGCGTCGTGGACAACATCGGCCGCGTGCAGGATATCCTCGGCCGCCGCATCCTGATCGAGAATCCGTCGAGCTACGTCGCCTTCCGCTCGTCGGATCGCAGCGAATGGGACTTCCTCGCCGAAATGGCGGAGCGCGCCGACTGCCTGCTGCTGCTCGACGTCAACAATGTCTATGTCAGCGCGCGCAACCACGGCTTCGACCCGGAGGATTATCTCGCCGGTCTCCCCGCCGACCGCATCCAGCAAATCCACCTCGCGGGACACAGCGACATGGGCGATTATGTCATCGACACGCACGACGCCGACGTCTGCGACGCGGTGTGGGACCTCTATGGCGACGCGGTTCGAATGCTCGGCCCCGTCGCGACGATGATCGAGCGCGACGACCATATCCCGCCGCTCGCCGAGGTGATCGCCGAACTCGATCGCGCGCGCGCGCTTGCGGCGCCGGTGCTGGAGCCGGTGCATGGCTGA
- a CDS encoding HvfC/BufC family peptide modification chaperone, whose protein sequence is MAEALRDMQARFLAGVIANDAGAEALIVDDNRVGAAKRLAIYRNNYRSSLTGVLADHYERLHAYVGDEQFDNLAEAYVDAHPSGTRNLRYYGERFPAFMARHYPDDGELTELAALDWALRHAFDAADTAPLDAAAVGELGDAWIERRLKLHPSATLLPVRHNVAALWSSLDAEEEPPEVEALTDAATLLIWRDGTQSRFRSLLADEAGALALLAGGASFTDLSAALIEGEGEAAAMEALAAWLGRWLADELLVLAD, encoded by the coding sequence ATGGCTGAGGCGCTGCGCGATATGCAGGCGCGGTTCCTCGCGGGTGTCATCGCCAATGATGCGGGCGCCGAGGCGCTGATCGTCGACGACAATCGCGTCGGCGCGGCGAAAAGGCTCGCCATCTACCGCAACAATTACCGCTCGAGCCTGACCGGCGTGCTCGCCGACCATTATGAGCGGCTCCACGCCTATGTCGGCGACGAGCAGTTCGACAATCTGGCCGAGGCCTATGTCGATGCTCATCCCTCGGGGACGCGCAACCTGCGCTATTATGGCGAGCGATTTCCTGCGTTTATGGCGCGGCATTATCCCGACGATGGCGAACTCACCGAGCTGGCGGCGCTCGATTGGGCGCTGCGTCACGCCTTTGACGCCGCCGACACCGCGCCGCTCGATGCCGCCGCGGTGGGTGAACTCGGCGATGCGTGGATCGAACGGCGGCTGAAGCTGCACCCCTCGGCGACCCTGCTGCCCGTCCGCCACAATGTCGCGGCGCTATGGAGCAGCCTCGACGCCGAAGAAGAGCCGCCCGAGGTCGAGGCCCTGACCGACGCCGCCACCTTGCTGATATGGCGCGACGGCACGCAGTCGCGCTTCCGTAGCCTCTTGGCCGACGAGGCCGGCGCGCTGGCGCTACTCGCCGGCGGCGCCAGCTTCACCGACCTCAGCGCGGCGCTGATCGAGGGCGAAGGGGAGGCGGCGGCGATGGAAGCGCTCGCGGCGTGGCTCGGCCGCTGGCTTGCCGACGAACTGCTGGTGCTGGCCGACTAA
- a CDS encoding fatty acid desaturase family protein: MPAVRLLPPTRFFSRDEWGAITRVSPWRGIWLVAHGWIVSIAVVGMAAWLANPLAWLAAIILVGGRQLGFAILMHDAAHGALHPNRKLNNFLGDWLTGAAVGSDLIAYRTYHLQHHKFTQQAEDPDLLLSKPFPTTRASLWRKVLRDLTGQTFFKQRVAQFGLAIIGLKAMLRGEKAEKGRASTRAGTPFNKQSDDGVTAPAVDAAGAMAVTRAVGRFLAVQAVLLALSLLLYGWTPYLLWLAGLATTFQLYLRIRNIAEHACTTTGSDDPFSHARTTRAGWIARATVAPYWVNYHAEHHLFMGVPCYRLPAVHAALGRAGKHEAMTIAPDYMVVLQQVTSRPAAA; this comes from the coding sequence ATGCCTGCCGTACGCCTTCTGCCGCCGACCCGGTTTTTCAGTCGCGACGAATGGGGCGCGATCACGCGTGTGTCGCCGTGGCGCGGCATCTGGCTGGTCGCGCACGGCTGGATCGTCAGCATTGCTGTGGTCGGGATGGCGGCGTGGCTCGCGAATCCGCTCGCCTGGCTCGCCGCGATCATCCTCGTCGGCGGGCGGCAGCTGGGTTTCGCGATATTGATGCACGACGCTGCGCACGGAGCACTGCACCCCAATCGCAAGCTCAACAATTTCCTCGGCGACTGGCTGACCGGCGCGGCGGTGGGCTCGGACCTCATCGCCTATCGCACCTATCATCTGCAGCATCACAAATTCACGCAGCAGGCGGAGGATCCGGACCTCTTGCTGTCGAAACCCTTCCCCACGACCCGCGCGAGCCTTTGGCGCAAGGTGCTGCGCGACCTGACCGGGCAGACCTTCTTCAAGCAGCGCGTCGCGCAATTCGGGCTGGCGATCATCGGACTGAAGGCAATGCTGCGCGGCGAAAAGGCCGAGAAAGGCCGTGCGAGCACGCGCGCCGGCACGCCGTTCAACAAGCAGTCCGACGACGGCGTCACCGCGCCCGCGGTCGACGCGGCGGGCGCGATGGCGGTGACGCGCGCGGTCGGGCGTTTCCTGGCGGTGCAGGCGGTTCTGCTGGCGCTGTCGCTGCTGCTCTATGGCTGGACGCCCTATCTGCTGTGGCTCGCGGGGCTCGCGACGACCTTCCAGCTCTACCTGCGCATCCGCAACATCGCCGAACATGCGTGCACCACGACGGGCAGCGACGATCCCTTCAGCCATGCCCGCACGACGCGCGCCGGCTGGATCGCGCGCGCGACGGTGGCGCCCTATTGGGTCAATTATCACGCCGAGCATCATCTGTTCATGGGGGTGCCCTGTTACCGGCTGCCCGCGGTGCACGCCGCGCTGGGCCGGGCAGGCAAGCATGAGGCGATGACGATCGCGCCCGATTATATGGTCGTGTTGCAGCAGGTGACGTCGCGGCCGGCGGCGGCTTAG